AATATCAGATGGTTGCTTCTGGGACTCGACTTATATGCGGTTGCATCAAATACATTCGGAAGGCCGCATGTACTTTTGCAAGAAGCTCGCTTCTTACATGTGATTATTGTCGGTAGCTGGTAGCGCCAGAGGCTGGATCTCAATGGCGATAACCCGGCACGGCAGTGTTTGTGCGATCTGGTCGCGGTAGTGCTGTGGTGGCCGGGGCTGGTGGCTGCTGAGACCAATGATGGCGGTCTGCTCATGCGGACCGATAGCCCACAGGCGCAGATCACAGGCCTGATCGCCGTTCTCTTCCAGCAGTTGCCGCAGCCGTTCACGATTTTTCGCCTGGTCGGTGCGATCCAGCAGGGCGACGCTGGCCGGCGGTTTGGTGACGCATGACAGGATTTCCCTGACGGGTTGGCGTTATCAGACGTTGTCCAGCAGGTTGGCGGTCAGGCGGGGTGTCAAGTTGTTTGACTGTCAAGCTGAATCGGCGCGAATCAGGAGGCGGCATGTTTGAAACCGCGGTTGTGGCCTTCACCACGTTTTTTGCCACCATTGGTCCGGTGGATGTGGCGGCGCTCTACGCTGCCCTGACCACCGCGGCTGCGCCGGTGGCACGGCGGTCCATGGCGCTGCGCGGCACGGCCCTGGCGGCGCTGATCCTGCTGCTGTTTGCCCTGTTTGGTGATGCGGTATTGCGCAGCCTGGGGGTTTCACTGGCGGCGTTGCAGCTTGGTGGTGGCATTCTGCTGTTGCTGATCGGTATTGATATGGTGTTTGTGCGGCCATCCGGTGGTACTGGCGCCACGCCGGCCGAAGCCCGCGAGGCTGCCGCCCGTCACGATGTGGCGGTTTTTCCCCTGGCAACGCCACTGATTGCCGGGCCGGGTGCCATGAGCGCGACCATGCTGCTGATGGCCCAGGCCCAGGGACAGTGGCAGGCCGAGGTTCTGGTGATCCTGATGCTGCTGCTGGTGTTGGCGCTGACCCTGGTTTTGCTGCTGGTGGCCAGCCGGATTCAGCAGTGGCTGGGGGTGACCGGCATGCAGGTGATCAGTCGGGTGTTCGGTGTGCTGCTGACGGCGCTGGCGGCCCAGTTCATGATCGATGGTGTGCGTCACAGTGGCCTGCTCGGTTAGCTCGCCGGCCGGCAAGGCCGCGCTGTCGCGGACGGCAGAGACAACCGCCGCAGCGGCGTTCAAGGTCGAACAGGTAACGGTGGAATTGCAGGCAGTCTGCCTATGGCAGGGGTGCCGGCCGCTGTTGCAGAATCTGACCCTGCGGCTGGAAGCCGGCCAGCGCTGGGTGGTGCTGGGCCGCAACGGTTCCGGCAAAACCGCGCTGGGGCAGCTGCTTTGCGGTTTGCGTCAGCCGCACCAGGGCCTGTGCCGTCGGCCGCCGCGCACCGCTCTGGTGGCTTTTGAGCAGATTGATCGCATTCTTGAAAATGAGCGTTATCAGGATGACAGCGATTTTGTGGGGGGCTGTGATCCTGGCACCCTGGCGCGTGATTTCCTGTTGCAACAGACCGATGCCGCCGTGGCCGGCCAGCTGCCGCAACTGGCCCGCCGCCTGGGTCTCGAAGCCCTGCTGCAGCGGGGTATCCGCTTTCTGTCCACCGGTGAGATGCGCAAGCTGGTGCTGTTGCAGGCTCTGTGTCGCCAGCCCCAGCTGCTGGTGCTGGACGAGCCCTTTGACGGCCTCGACGCGCCGACCTGTCAGACCCTGACCCGCCTGATCGACGAGGTGGCCGCCCAGGGGGTGCAGGTGCTGTTGCTGCTTAACCGCCTGAGTGACGTGCCGGCCGCCACCAGTCATCTGGCCTGTCTGCATGGTGGGCTGCTGGTGGCCAGTGGTCCGCTGCCGCAGATGCTGCGCAGCAGTGCGCTACAGCGACTGCAGCAGTTCGGGCAGATCCGGCCCGAGCAGCTGCCGGGCGCACTGGCGCCGACCGAGCCGTTACAGCTGCCACCGCACGAACCCCTGCTGCAGCTGCGTCGGGTGCAGGTGCGCTATGGCGAACGATTTATTTTGCGCGATCTCGACTGGACGGTGTGGCCGGGCGAACACTGGCGCATCAGTGGCCCCAATGGCGCCGGCAAGTCGACCCTGCTGGCGCTGATCAGCGGCGACAATGCGCAGGCCTACGCCAACGACATCCGTCTGTTTGGCCGGCGCAAGGGCAGCGGCGAAAGTCTGTGGCAGATTCGCCGTCATCTGGGTCTGGTCTCCACCGCTCTGCAGCAGGGCTACCGGGTCGGGGTGACGGCGCGGCTAGCGGTGCTTTCCGGTTTCTTCGATTCCATCGGGGTATACCGCGCCTGCAGCCGGCAGCAGGATCAGATTGCCCGGGCCTGGCTCAACGTGCTGCAGCTGGCCGATCAGGCCGAGCGGCCGCTGCGCCAGTTGTCCTACGGCGAGCAGCGCCTGGTCCTGTTGGCGCGGGCGCTGGTCAAGCAGCCGCCATTGCTCATTCTCGACGAACCCTGCCAGGGCCTGGACGATCTCAACCGGGCTATGGTGCTGCAGCTGATTGATCTGCTGGGTCGCACGGGTGGTTGTCAGCTGCTCTATGTCAGCCATCGGGCCGAAGACCATCTGCCCTGTGTGCGTCACCACCTGCAACTGGTGCCGGCCGCCGATGGCGGTTTCACCGGTCGGATTCTGTGATAGGATCAAATAATGGTTTTTGACGCCAAAAAGAGGAGATGCTGATGACAGACACCACCAAGGATGTGATTCGGATTCTGCTCGCCATCGTGCTGCCGCTCCTTGGCGTGTTTTTGCAGGTCGGTGTCTGCATTTCTGGCTCAACCTGCTGCTGACGCTGTTGGGCTATGTGCCGGGTATCATTCACGCGGTCTGGGTGATGATCCTGAAGAAATAACCTGCCGGCGGGGACGCTGGCAGTGGCAGGGGAGAGGGGGGCGCATGGGGGAAAAGACGCCGATGGTGATGGTGGTGCTGCTGCTGACATGGCTGCTGTGCCCTGCCCTGTTGTGGGCCGGTGATTTTTTCCAGTGCGATGTCTTTGAGGGGCATGGCGCGGTGATGCTGCTGATCGATGCCGACAGCGGTGCCATTGTCGATGCCAACCAGGCCGCCGCCTTGTTCTATGGCTACAGCCGCGACCAGTTGCGCCAGCTGCGGATTCAGCAGATCAACAGCCTCAGCGATGAAGAGGTCCGGGTTGAACGCCAGCTGGCGGCGCAGGAAAAACGTCATTATTTTCTGTTCCGCCATCGCCTGGCCGATGGCCGCATTGCCGATGTCGAGGTCTATTCCTGGCCGATACGGCGTTCTGACCGGACGCTGCTGTTTTCCATTGTGCACGATGTGTCAACGCGCGATCTGGCCCTCAAGCAGCTGTCCCGCAGCGAAGCGCGCCTGCGACTGGCCGAGCAGGTGGCGGGTCAGGGTTACTGGGAGTTCGATCTGCAGCGGGGTGTTTACCATCTGTCGCAGGGCGCCGGCAAACTCATCGGCCTGGAACAGGAGGAGCTGCCCTTCCGTGATTTTCTGTCGCTGGTGCTGGCCGAAGATCGTGCGGCGCTGGAGGCGGCCCGCCAGTCGGTGCTTGACGGCGAACCCAGCTACGATGTGCGTTTCCGTTTGCGCCGTCCCGATGGTCAGCGGGTTTATCTGCGCAGCCACGGCCGTTATGATGCCAGGAATAACAGCCTGTTTGGTGTGATCGTTGATGTTGGCGAATCGACCCGCGCGCTGCAGGCGCTGCAGCAGCAGAAAAGTCGCTTCGCCCGCACAGTGCTGGTGATCATGCTGGCGCAGTTGGGTGTGATTGCTTTGCTGGTGGTGTTGTGGCGGCGGCGCAAACAGGCCGAGCAGCGGGCCCAGCATCTGGCTCTGCACGACAGCCTGACCGGCCTGCCCAACCGTGCCCTGTTCGCCGACCGGGTGGAGCAGGCGTTGGTGGCGGCACAGCGCAACCGCGAGCGGGTGGCTCTGCTGTTCATCGATCTCGATCGCTTCAAGCCGGTGAATGATCAGTTCGGTCACGGCGTCGGTGATCTGCTGTTGAAGCAGGTGGCCAGCCGCATTCGCGCCTGTGTGCGTGAATCCGACACGGCGGCGCGCATTGGCGGCGACGAGTTTGTCGTCATGCTGCCGCAATTGCATCAGTCCGATGACGCCCAGCGGGTGGCCGGCAACATCCGCCAGGCCCTGGCCCGGCCCTTCGCCGTGGCGGGTCATGCGCTGGAGATCTCCGCCAGCATCGGCATTGCCCTTTATCCCGATCATGGCGATCGGCAGATTGTCCTGTCACAGCGGGCCGACCAGGCCATGTATCAGGCCAAGCAGCAGGGCCGCGATCAGGTCT
This region of Desulfuromonas thiophila genomic DNA includes:
- a CDS encoding MarC family protein, yielding MFETAVVAFTTFFATIGPVDVAALYAALTTAAAPVARRSMALRGTALAALILLLFALFGDAVLRSLGVSLAALQLGGGILLLLIGIDMVFVRPSGGTGATPAEAREAAARHDVAVFPLATPLIAGPGAMSATMLLMAQAQGQWQAEVLVILMLLLVLALTLVLLLVASRIQQWLGVTGMQVISRVFGVLLTALAAQFMIDGVRHSGLLG
- the modF gene encoding molybdate ABC transporter ATP-binding protein ModF, whose protein sequence is MACSVSSPAGKAALSRTAETTAAAAFKVEQVTVELQAVCLWQGCRPLLQNLTLRLEAGQRWVVLGRNGSGKTALGQLLCGLRQPHQGLCRRPPRTALVAFEQIDRILENERYQDDSDFVGGCDPGTLARDFLLQQTDAAVAGQLPQLARRLGLEALLQRGIRFLSTGEMRKLVLLQALCRQPQLLVLDEPFDGLDAPTCQTLTRLIDEVAAQGVQVLLLLNRLSDVPAATSHLACLHGGLLVASGPLPQMLRSSALQRLQQFGQIRPEQLPGALAPTEPLQLPPHEPLLQLRRVQVRYGERFILRDLDWTVWPGEHWRISGPNGAGKSTLLALISGDNAQAYANDIRLFGRRKGSGESLWQIRRHLGLVSTALQQGYRVGVTARLAVLSGFFDSIGVYRACSRQQDQIARAWLNVLQLADQAERPLRQLSYGEQRLVLLARALVKQPPLLILDEPCQGLDDLNRAMVLQLIDLLGRTGGCQLLYVSHRAEDHLPCVRHHLQLVPAADGGFTGRIL
- a CDS encoding YqaE/Pmp3 family membrane protein yields the protein MTPKRGDADDRHHQGCDSDSARHRAAAPWRVFAGRCLHFWLNLLLTLLGYVPGIIHAVWVMILKK
- a CDS encoding sensor domain-containing diguanylate cyclase — encoded protein: MGEKTPMVMVVLLLTWLLCPALLWAGDFFQCDVFEGHGAVMLLIDADSGAIVDANQAAALFYGYSRDQLRQLRIQQINSLSDEEVRVERQLAAQEKRHYFLFRHRLADGRIADVEVYSWPIRRSDRTLLFSIVHDVSTRDLALKQLSRSEARLRLAEQVAGQGYWEFDLQRGVYHLSQGAGKLIGLEQEELPFRDFLSLVLAEDRAALEAARQSVLDGEPSYDVRFRLRRPDGQRVYLRSHGRYDARNNSLFGVIVDVGESTRALQALQQQKSRFARTVLVIMLAQLGVIALLVVLWRRRKQAEQRAQHLALHDSLTGLPNRALFADRVEQALVAAQRNRERVALLFIDLDRFKPVNDQFGHGVGDLLLKQVASRIRACVRESDTAARIGGDEFVVMLPQLHQSDDAQRVAGNIRQALARPFAVAGHALEISASIGIALYPDHGDRQIVLSQRADQAMYQAKQQGRDQVCLYQPVDAPPA